The window CGGCAAAAATGTTTCCATGGCCCCTTCAGGCCTTCTGTCATCAACCATGTCGGGTCTGGTTGTTTTTGAGAAAAATACCATTTCTGTTTTAGATTTTATGACCATCAATGGAGATGTGGACTATTCCACAGGCAACATCAGACTGGAAAGCGGGTCAGTTGAAATTACCGGGTCCATCAAGGAAGGCTTTGTAGTGAAAGCCCCTGAGCATATACTGGTCCACGAAAATATTGAAGATGCAAGAGTTTCAGCAGGAGGTAAAGTCGAGGTAAACTTTGGTGTAGTTATGAAAGGCTCAGGCAAGATACAGGCCGGAGGAGCCTTTCGATGTAAATTTGCCGAAAATGCGATGATTCAAATAGGTGAAGACCTGAATTTTTCCAGCAACCTGAATAATTGCCGTATCCATTGCAAGGGTGCTGTTCTTGCGCCTGAAAAAGGGATAATCATGGGTGGAGAGATCAAGGCGGAAAAGTATATTGAAGTCAACCAGATTGGATCGGAATATGGCATAAAAACAGATATTTACGTGGGGCCTGCCAAAAAAAATATTGAAAAGCTTGCCAATGAAAAGGCTGAACTGACAAAACATCACCAGGAAATTAAAAATATCCTCATGAAAAACGCCATGGAAAATAAGTCTGGCAAGCTCACTGCTGAGCAAAAGAAAAAAACCAAGGAACTGATGGAGACATATGCTAAAATTCAGGAAAGAATAAAAAAGATGGACAAAATCATTCGGGAAAAAGGAATCTCACCGGAAGATGCCAGAAAGCATTATGTCAAAGTCAAACAGACGGCTTATCCTGGAACAAATATATACTTTCAAGGTAAATCCCTGAAACTCGTGGAAGCAGTGCATGGCGCAAAGTTTTCTTATGATCCTGCCAAAGATTCTATAATTTGGGGGTAACCAGGAAGCAATGCGCTTTTTCTGGCAACAAGTAATCGTTTAGCTTTTTTATGAAACCAGGGGACAGGCACTAACGGGCCCTTACAAGTAACTACAATCGTTTTGCTAATAAAATCACATGTTTACAGTTTTCTAATTTTGACGATTATTGCTTATGATTGATGCTCATTTGCCAGAAAAGTTCCGTCAAAGATGGGAGCTTTGCGCCTGGCACAGGGACTGTCCCTCGCTGTGTAAATTTTTTCATTGAAGCAAATTTCTTCCAGGAACCAATGGAGTATCAATCTGTTTTATAGTACCTCGCGGGGACTGTCCCAATTTCCAAATATGGGACTGTTCTTCAAGGTGGAGGCGGCTTCCAGCCGCCTGGAATTAAATAGCCTGCAGGATGCAGGCTCCACTTTTAAGACAGTTACCCACACGTTCGGTCCCGGGTCGCCCGGGTGAGGAGCTACTAAGTAACAACCGATGTTGTAAGCGTCTCATTTTTGAGGCAGGCGGTTCCGTAAAAGCCAGTCCCCGTGCACATGCAAAGTGCAAAACTATTACAAACGATCCTATCTATATCTTCCAGGTTAAAATACTACATACCTGTCACACTCTTCTATCATTTCCGCATTTCTTGCCTGTGTTGCAAAATCCTTGAAACCAACTCCAGGTACTTCCCCTGACAGCCCAAGGGCTCTAAAACTCACATCGCAAACTGAAAGCCTGGCTTTACCCAACAGTTTGGCAAAATTTTCATCCTTAGTCAGCATAACTGATTTGCCAGTAAAAAATATCTGCACTTTCACACCTTTTTTATCTGCAGCTGAAGTCAGATTGATCACCTGCTCCAGATACTTATCATCCCTGACAAGTATGCCCATTGTTTTAGATTCACTTGATTTACTCATTCAAAATATTCTCCTATATTTCACTACTAAAAAATTTCCTTGGCCTTTTCCAGAATGATATTTTTTACTTCCTTACTCGTTGAATAATTTAATATCAAAAGGGTCATGGCTTCCTTAAATAGTTGCTCCTGATTTTTGCCCTGATTTTCTTGAATACTTTCTAATACTTTTAATATGTCAAAAATATCTTTATTCAAACTGATTTTCACCTCAACTTGCTCTTGCTCCAGTTTGTCATCCAACGGCGAAATCTCAGATAAAAGATGGTAACATTCTAATATCTTTTCCAAACATTGCTGCTTGAAATATAGAGCCCCAAGAGACTTTACAACATCCTTGGTCGCTTGAATCTGATCAGGAGGCAGTTCATCCTTTATAAGGGCTTTCTTGGCTGCTTCCAGGGCACTATCATAACAATTGCATCTCTCCAGCACTATGGCGGATGCCAAGTCCTTATCCATGTCCATAAATAAGCTCCTTATCTCTACAGCGAATCTTTTTTAATGAATGTAGCAGCGCCAGCCTGCACTGCTGTATCTAAAAATTAGAATTTACCTCAGCAAATTTACTGGTATAACTTCACACTGAATCTTAAAAAACTACCACCAGCATATCACTTTATTATGGCTGAAGATATCGTCCACAAGGTTTTCCCAATCAACGTCAGGCCTGAAAACTTCAACAACCTTACAATCATTTTCATCACAAGTACTTCTAACAATATCTGATACCATTTTTTCAGGTTCGGATTTGAATATATGCAGTACCTTCATAAAATTTTATACTCCTTTAATATATGCAGCCAATTTTTGACAGTGCCGTTAAAAAAAAATAGGGATTAGTGTAAACTTTTGGGCAATAAAGTCTAATTTTCCGACACTCGCTTCAGCAAGTCACTACCAGGGAATCGGAAAAACCAGCTCAAATGAGTGCCGGATCCCAGGTCCACCCATAGTGTATCTGATTCTAACTAAAAAGGGATAACATGCTGCGATTCATTAATCATTGCTGCAAGTTTGTCCTGATCAATAGGCTTAAATCCATATTTTTCAATATTAGCTGGGTTATTTGAATAACGTTCACCCTCCATTTCATCAAGAAAGCCCATGTTATCCTCATAAGCCTCGTTCATATCAGCGATTTCATGGTCCAGCACTACCATATTTACAGTTGCTGCATGTAAAAGCAGACCTAAGCTTGTTCTGAGTCCTTCATATTGCTGGTCGATATCTTTTATAATTACTGTAACCCCAGACATGTTCACCCCTTTTTGATGTAATAATTAGTCGACCCGTCATCTGCATCCTGCAAGCCCAAAAATTCATTGCCATTCTTGTTGCCAAAGTCAGGTATGTCATTCTTAGACCCTGGATCAGTGCCTAAAATGTGAAGTATTTGTCCTGAATCCATGTCTTTCAAGGCTTTTTTAGTCTTCAGCAGTGGCATGGGGCAACTCAATCCGCTTGTATCAAGAAATTTGTCCGCAGTGATGTTTGATAAATCCATGGCTAACCTCCTTTATATATCAGTTAATTAATCATTTGGGTAAACAGTGAACTTAAGTCTTTACACGCAGCCAAAACTAAGGATATCAAATTAAAGTAACTATCGTTTTATTTTAACAAATTCAGATACTTACAAGTAACTATAATCGTTTTTGTAATAAAATCAGACGGTTATAATTTTCACAATTTTTATAATTTTTACATATGATTGATTCTCAATTTCCTGAAAAGTTCCTTCAAAGATGGGAACTTTGCGCCTGGCACAGCTTCCTGCCCGGAGGCTTACAGCCCGGAGGGGGACTGTCCCTCGCTGTGTATATTTTTTCATCAAAGCAAATTTCTTACAGGAACCAATGCAGCATCAATCTTTTTTATAGTACCTCGCGGGGACTGTCCCAATTTTCAGAAAAGTGACAGTATCCTAAAGTTACTCACAAGTTCGGTCCCGGGCCGCCCGGGTGAGGAGCTTCTAAGTAACTAAAATCGAATATGTAATAAATTGAGAGTATTACGGATTTACCATAAAAATTACTTCGGTCGCTTAGGCTCCCTTGTGGGTGACAGGTTTTGAGCAACTACATCCCTGACAACTCAGGTGTCATTGCGAGCGAGTCTTCGAGCGCGGCAATCTCAAACGCGTTAAGGCTATTACCTCTTTTTTTGTGGCTTAAGCCACATTTTGAAGAAGCGGCTGGAGCCGCAAGAGTAAGACGTCCCCAGGCTGGAGCCTGGGAACGAGGTGTATGAGTTACTCACAAGTTCGGTCCCGGCCCGCCCAGGTGAGAAGCTTACAAGTAACCAGAATCGTTTTTCTAACAAAATCAGACAGTTACATTTTTCAAATTTTTACGATTTATGCTTATGATTGATGCACATTTGCCAGTTTAGTTAGGTGAAAATGCAGCCGCACTAAAAAATAACAAACTTTTCCGTTCTTTCGTTCCATATAGCCCAGAACACCCAGGCAAAAAGTATTAGAAGATAGAGAGGCAAGGCAAACTCCCAGCCAAATACTGCCGGCATAAATGTGCCAGAACCTATCATTTCAATCAGTCCGGTATTGTGAACTATTTTATACCCTATGGAATTAAAGATGGAAAAGGAAACCAGAGTGAGCATCAGCTTGGTATGTCCCTCACCAGCCCGCCAAAGCGAACCAGTTCCACATCCACCGGCAAGCAACATGCCAAAGCCAAAGATTACCCCACCAATCAGGCTGCCCAGCCAGAAAGGATGATGTACCCCCATCATATCAGGCTGAAGATAGTTCCACTTAATGACCGCAGACCCCAAACCGTAAATCATCAGACTCATGGCTATAACCCTGATCATTTCTGCATCTCCAGTCATAAATGGTTCACGAAATGCCCTGACAAAACACATTCTGGATCTATGCATGGTTATGCCGATCAACGCCCCAAAAAACAAAAGTCCGCCAATTTGGGTATGACCCTGAGCAGAAAAAATATAAAAAGATGCAATAACGCCAATTAATAGTGCTCCACCAATGAATGGACTAACCTTACCCCAGTCAATGAGGGGCTCTTTCTTTAAATCGTGAACCTTGGGAGGCCGGGCTGCCTGCTGCGGAATATTGCTGATTTCCCAGATTAGAAAGCGCAAACCAAAATATGCACCAACGCCAAGACCAATCATCATGGCATAACCACCCATGGAAAACATGCCGATGGCATTGTAAAAACCTCCGATATTGCAGCCAGCGGCAAGAGCAGCTCCAAGCCCCATGAAAGCTCCGCCGGCAAGACCTTTCAAGTACTCATAGGGAGGCGCCATGCGAATGCGAAACTGTCTTCCCATCAATGCCGAAGCCATAGCACCGACAAAAAGTCCAATATTGGTCATGGACATGGTGCTGAGCCATGGTACAACAGGTCTGTCTGCACTCAAGCCAATACCATACAGTATCCAGTCCCCCCAGTTTCTATAGCCCCCAGTAATCCCCCAGGGACTGTGCCACATAAAAATCATTAGTGCCAGTATTGCGAGAAATATTCCTGCAAGCCATCCAGGCCAGTTGCGTTCGAATACCGCAATATAGTTTTTACGAACCTCTTCCCTGACGCTTTCCCAGAATATGCTAGCCAAAGTAGACTCCTTTACTAATTTAACGAATCCTGATATTTTGCTGATATCCTTTACAAACCATGCTTTGTTGTTTTGCAGGTAAGTATTATTCACCACATATTTTCACTTTTCGTAAAGCTGATATTCTGACTGGTTTTCGCCATTACTATTAGTATCAACAGAAAAACAATCAGGATACAAGCTGCCCTCAGAGCATGGTGAATAAATATTTTTGCAGAAGAACTTTACTTTGAAAGCCTGATTCAGCAACAAAACCTGGAAAAAATTGGCAACCTGTAAAAAACAGGAACAAACGTAACTGTTTAGTTTTTTTGAATAGCAGGGGACATGCGCTTTTGCCGACCTCAAACCCAGCACAGCCGGACTTTCCGGCTGCAAGAGAGCCATTCCCCTTCCAGCTTAAAAAAGTGTCGCTGTAATTCTATCAAGCCAAACTTACTCAAATGACAAATCCATAGCAACCTTTGTTCCAGCTTTAAATAATGATATAATACACTATTATTGTTCTTGTTTTTGATGGCACTTTGCACACATTGACTGTTAGATGATTAATCATATGTAAAAGTTTTATGCTATCTTTTCTCCACATTATTAAGTGTCGCTGTAGTGTTACACGACCTGACAAAACTAAAACTATTATGATAGAGATCAGCATGTTTAGAACAGAATCAGAGCCAACTCATTTTGTAAA is drawn from Desulfonatronovibrio magnus and contains these coding sequences:
- a CDS encoding sulfurtransferase TusA family protein, translating into MDLSNITADKFLDTSGLSCPMPLLKTKKALKDMDSGQILHILGTDPGSKNDIPDFGNKNGNEFLGLQDADDGSTNYYIKKG
- a CDS encoding YeeE/YedE thiosulfate transporter family protein, encoding MASIFWESVREEVRKNYIAVFERNWPGWLAGIFLAILALMIFMWHSPWGITGGYRNWGDWILYGIGLSADRPVVPWLSTMSMTNIGLFVGAMASALMGRQFRIRMAPPYEYLKGLAGGAFMGLGAALAAGCNIGGFYNAIGMFSMGGYAMMIGLGVGAYFGLRFLIWEISNIPQQAARPPKVHDLKKEPLIDWGKVSPFIGGALLIGVIASFYIFSAQGHTQIGGLLFFGALIGITMHRSRMCFVRAFREPFMTGDAEMIRVIAMSLMIYGLGSAVIKWNYLQPDMMGVHHPFWLGSLIGGVIFGFGMLLAGGCGTGSLWRAGEGHTKLMLTLVSFSIFNSIGYKIVHNTGLIEMIGSGTFMPAVFGWEFALPLYLLILFAWVFWAIWNERTEKFVIF